In Methanobacteriaceae archaeon, the following are encoded in one genomic region:
- a CDS encoding ATP-binding protein, whose amino-acid sequence MVRLLKNLIFPFSAIVGQEKVKKALVLNAINPSIGGVLIKGDKGTGKTTAVRALADLLPPLRVVKGCSFNCDPDDPDSLCESCRLDESGEILIEERKMRVVELPLGATEDRVVGSINIEKALKEGTKALEPGILADANRNILYVDEINLLDDNLVDVLLDAAAYGINTVEREGISLAHPSNFILVGTMNPAEGELRPQLSDRIGLQISVQSIMDIEDRVKIMERREAFEKDPHAFREEFQEYQDQILENITLARQLLPKVKVSEDIMKIIAQVCVDLGVDGHRSDIAILKTAKTLAAYYKHEEVELIDVEEAAALVLGERFHKKSFNKEKIKKEVKNAVNEISQDKTGDDKKKPQIG is encoded by the coding sequence ATGGTGAGACTATTGAAAAACCTGATTTTCCCATTTTCTGCTATTGTAGGTCAAGAAAAAGTTAAAAAAGCCCTGGTGTTAAATGCAATTAACCCCTCCATTGGTGGGGTGCTGATAAAAGGTGATAAAGGAACTGGTAAGACCACTGCAGTACGTGCATTGGCTGATCTTTTACCTCCGTTAAGGGTGGTTAAGGGGTGTTCTTTCAACTGTGATCCAGATGACCCGGACTCATTATGTGAATCCTGCAGATTAGATGAATCCGGGGAGATCCTGATAGAAGAAAGGAAAATGAGGGTGGTGGAGTTACCTCTGGGAGCAACTGAGGATCGTGTAGTGGGTTCCATAAATATTGAAAAAGCTCTTAAGGAAGGTACCAAAGCATTAGAACCAGGTATACTTGCTGATGCTAATCGTAACATCCTTTATGTTGACGAGATCAACCTCCTGGATGATAATCTGGTGGATGTTCTTTTGGATGCTGCGGCTTATGGAATAAATACTGTGGAACGTGAAGGTATTTCCTTGGCTCACCCCTCTAACTTTATACTGGTGGGAACCATGAATCCAGCTGAAGGAGAGCTCAGACCGCAGTTATCAGATAGAATAGGCCTGCAGATATCAGTTCAGAGTATAATGGACATAGAGGATAGGGTTAAGATCATGGAAAGGAGGGAAGCATTCGAAAAGGATCCCCACGCTTTCCGGGAAGAATTCCAGGAATATCAGGATCAAATCCTGGAAAACATCACTCTGGCCAGGCAACTCCTCCCTAAAGTAAAAGTTTCAGAGGATATAATGAAAATAATAGCTCAAGTATGTGTTGATTTGGGGGTGGATGGGCACCGGTCTGACATTGCCATTTTAAAGACGGCTAAAACTCTTGCAGCATATTATAAGCATGAAGAGGTTGAACTTATTGATGTGGAAGAGGCCGCTGCTCTGGTTTTGGGTGAAAGATTTCATAAGAAATCATTTAATAAGGAAAAAATCAAAAAAGAAGTAAAAAATGCTGTTAATGAGATTTCACAGGACAAAACTGGGGATGATAAAAAAAAGCCCCAAATAGGGTAG
- a CDS encoding VWA domain-containing protein, producing the protein MQLKTLKKHEEEVDAQEEEVDVKKLLKLKGKKKKRLYGQRVDSKTQKGRYIKSELPKDSSGDIAIDATLRAAALSSDGKIKVKSEDLRHKIRKHGAKASIVLVVDISGSMFSDRKANRLKGILNTVIEDAHRHQDRISLVGFKGEKAEVIIPSTRRATSFRKQIDDIQVGGTTPLAAGLKKGYEILKKEKLKDEFVPLMLVLSDGMPNVALDQGPIKDALEVAGKIKDKEIHTVVINFERSVRYGHEVNMELALAAGARYYDIEELKDPTMAVSRIMDLEREKI; encoded by the coding sequence ATGCAACTTAAAACCCTCAAGAAGCATGAAGAAGAAGTTGATGCTCAGGAAGAAGAAGTTGATGTTAAAAAACTCCTTAAATTAAAGGGGAAAAAGAAGAAACGTCTTTACGGGCAGCGTGTTGATTCAAAAACTCAAAAAGGACGTTACATAAAGAGTGAACTCCCCAAAGATTCATCTGGAGACATTGCCATTGATGCAACTCTCAGAGCTGCTGCTTTGAGTTCTGATGGTAAAATTAAGGTTAAAAGTGAAGATTTACGTCATAAAATAAGGAAGCATGGAGCTAAAGCATCAATTGTCCTGGTGGTGGATATTAGTGGGTCAATGTTTTCTGATAGAAAAGCCAACCGCTTGAAAGGAATACTGAACACGGTTATAGAGGATGCCCATCGCCACCAGGATCGCATTAGCCTGGTTGGATTCAAGGGGGAAAAAGCTGAAGTAATCATCCCCAGCACTCGCCGGGCAACGTCCTTCAGAAAGCAGATCGATGATATTCAGGTTGGAGGAACCACCCCTCTGGCTGCAGGGTTAAAAAAGGGTTATGAAATCCTTAAGAAAGAGAAATTAAAGGATGAATTTGTTCCTTTAATGCTGGTCTTATCTGATGGAATGCCCAATGTAGCATTAGATCAAGGACCAATAAAGGATGCCCTTGAGGTTGCAGGTAAAATTAAAGATAAAGAGATTCACACGGTGGTCATTAACTTCGAAAGATCGGTGCGTTATGGTCATGAAGTAAATATGGAATTAGCCCTGGCTGCAGGGGCACGATATTACGATATAGAAGAATTGAAAGATCCGACAATGGCAGTTTCCAGGATAATGGATTTGGAAAGAGAAAAGATATAA
- a CDS encoding response regulator, with protein sequence MSNASIMLVEDEIIVAADVKHRLENMGYDVLGIFDTGEEAIAKAGELQPQLVLMDIVLKGEMDGIEAAQSIREKYQIPIIYLTAYSDEKTLERAKVTEPFGYVLKPFEDREIQSAIEMALYKHQMEQKLKESEEKYRKLLEKFLKVSTEILNELSKP encoded by the coding sequence ATGTCCAATGCGAGTATAATGCTGGTGGAAGACGAAATCATTGTGGCTGCTGATGTCAAACATCGCCTGGAAAACATGGGATATGATGTTTTAGGTATTTTTGATACGGGAGAAGAGGCTATTGCGAAAGCTGGTGAACTGCAACCTCAACTGGTTCTGATGGATATCGTGCTGAAGGGTGAGATGGATGGGATAGAGGCTGCTCAAAGCATACGCGAAAAGTATCAAATTCCCATTATTTATCTTACAGCTTATTCCGATGAAAAAACCTTAGAAAGAGCCAAGGTAACAGAACCATTTGGTTATGTCCTGAAACCCTTTGAGGATAGGGAAATCCAAAGCGCCATTGAAATGGCACTTTACAAGCACCAAATGGAGCAGAAATTAAAAGAAAGTGAAGAAAAATATCGTAAGTTGCTCGAAAAGTTCTTGAAGGTTTCAACAGAGATTTTAAATGAGCTCAGTAAACCGTAA
- a CDS encoding DUF116 domain-containing protein codes for MTISEFYQIFGQVVFAAGILLLVLLSVTLILGRMLIEKDRLVFPKLLLFTMDVFYGLFKKFSESVGVDAKIVDHIGVEVRNKVNEKVFRKTDPKDTILVLPHCLRHIDCEAKLEASGLVCENCNRCVIGVLKNKGEEMGYRVFIIPGSTFLKKIVEQNKFKAVLGVACFQDLNLAMMKVSKYSPQGVPLLRDGCINTKVDSRAVLEKMGVKLKEAKKLAPQSSCSKEHDKRGSF; via the coding sequence ATGACTATCTCCGAATTTTACCAGATATTTGGTCAAGTGGTTTTCGCGGCCGGAATCCTTCTACTGGTTCTTTTATCTGTCACCCTCATCCTAGGCCGCATGCTTATTGAAAAAGACCGTCTGGTTTTCCCAAAACTGCTTCTTTTTACTATGGACGTTTTTTATGGGCTTTTCAAAAAGTTTTCAGAAAGCGTTGGTGTGGATGCTAAAATTGTGGATCATATAGGTGTAGAAGTACGAAACAAGGTCAATGAAAAGGTTTTCAGGAAAACTGACCCCAAAGATACCATTCTGGTCTTACCTCACTGTCTGCGGCACATAGATTGTGAAGCAAAACTGGAAGCATCAGGCCTGGTTTGCGAAAACTGTAACCGATGCGTTATTGGAGTTTTGAAAAACAAAGGAGAAGAAATGGGTTACAGAGTGTTCATAATCCCCGGTTCCACATTCCTCAAAAAGATAGTGGAACAGAACAAATTCAAAGCTGTTTTAGGAGTTGCATGTTTCCAGGATCTTAACCTAGCCATGATGAAGGTTTCAAAATACTCTCCTCAGGGAGTACCTCTCCTCAGAGATGGATGTATAAACACCAAAGTTGACAGCCGAGCAGTTCTCGAGAAAATGGGAGTTAAACTTAAAGAAGCCAAAAAACTCGCACCACAGAGTTCATGCAGCAAAGAACACGACAAAAGAGGATCTTTCTAG